The proteins below are encoded in one region of Arenibacter algicola:
- a CDS encoding parallel beta-helix domain-containing protein, which yields MKKKSPFIKIITSILLLGIGVFIGKSFFGPKNVETVPIPSTIKYRNAGLSNDTTQVASAQEFTGRIIEVKKGSSIQNAVKEASPGDLIRVYPGTYSENVYIDKDNISMQGVVINGEWPTLDGKKEINDAFLYSGNGILIENFKIINYKGNGIMGQAGNNFIIRNNWIIDTGVYGIFPQYGKNGLVEHNVLSKIADAAIYIGMCDNVDVLHNEVFDNVAGIEIENSRHCLVENNYAHNNTGGLLAFVTPGLPIKTTFDVILRNNFVVNNNHENFGAPGSTVSGIPPGTGILIMAADDVIVENNIITGNNNTGITIVDLATGDPKANDPNSEGNPDRVVILDNIMFDNGNAPTGELKAVMLTQMETKGPDIFAYGGGTGSTIRDKNRYRTFGLDNYGMAQITDTKDIPTMMTPSPVPPRSVSAEELGELTYYGVCAGCHAFGTRLIGPPTEILQAIHQNNPQGIVDYITAPKNLREDYPEMPPQDYLSEEAKMAVAEYILALKH from the coding sequence ATGAAGAAAAAATCGCCTTTTATTAAAATTATCACCTCTATTTTGCTCCTAGGAATAGGTGTATTCATTGGAAAATCTTTCTTTGGACCAAAAAATGTGGAGACTGTTCCCATACCATCCACCATAAAATATAGAAATGCAGGGCTTAGTAACGACACTACACAAGTAGCTTCCGCTCAAGAATTTACTGGAAGGATCATTGAAGTCAAAAAAGGCTCATCCATTCAAAATGCCGTAAAAGAGGCTAGTCCGGGAGATCTAATTCGTGTTTACCCTGGAACGTATTCAGAGAACGTATATATTGACAAGGACAATATTAGCATGCAGGGAGTGGTAATCAACGGAGAATGGCCAACCTTGGACGGCAAAAAGGAAATAAACGATGCCTTCCTATATTCGGGAAATGGAATTCTAATTGAAAATTTTAAAATAATAAACTACAAGGGCAATGGCATAATGGGCCAAGCCGGTAACAATTTTATAATACGTAACAACTGGATTATAGATACTGGTGTATATGGCATATTTCCACAGTATGGCAAAAACGGATTGGTGGAGCATAATGTACTAAGCAAAATTGCGGATGCCGCCATATATATTGGAATGTGCGATAATGTTGACGTTTTACATAACGAGGTATTCGACAACGTTGCGGGTATTGAAATTGAAAATTCCAGGCACTGTTTGGTAGAAAACAATTATGCGCACAACAATACAGGGGGACTACTTGCCTTTGTAACACCGGGATTGCCTATTAAAACAACCTTTGATGTAATCTTGCGCAACAATTTTGTGGTTAACAACAACCACGAAAACTTCGGTGCCCCTGGATCAACGGTTTCCGGAATTCCGCCGGGCACGGGTATTTTAATCATGGCCGCCGATGATGTAATTGTGGAAAACAATATCATAACTGGTAATAACAATACAGGAATTACCATTGTAGACCTTGCTACGGGCGACCCTAAAGCCAATGACCCCAATTCTGAAGGAAATCCGGACAGGGTGGTTATCCTAGACAATATCATGTTCGACAATGGGAATGCCCCAACAGGTGAATTAAAGGCGGTAATGCTTACCCAAATGGAAACCAAAGGGCCTGATATTTTTGCATATGGAGGTGGAACCGGAAGTACTATCAGGGACAAGAACAGGTATAGGACCTTTGGTTTGGATAATTACGGAATGGCACAAATAACCGATACCAAAGATATACCAACCATGATGACCCCGTCTCCGGTACCGCCAAGATCGGTTTCCGCTGAAGAATTGGGCGAGCTTACCTATTACGGCGTCTGCGCCGGTTGTCATGCCTTTGGCACTAGATTGATAGGTCCACCAACAGAAATCCTTCAGGCTATTCACCAGAATAACCCCCAGGGTATAGTAGATTATATCACTGCTCCAAAAAACCTGAGGGAAGATTATCCGGAAATGCCGCCCCAAGATTATTTATCGGAGGAAGCCAAAATGGCCGTAGCCGAATATATCCTGGCATTGAAGCATTGA
- a CDS encoding DNA polymerase III subunit alpha — translation MYLNCHTYYSLRFGTISEVELLELAKKNHVDHLALTDINNTSAGLNFVRKAQEKGIKPILGIDFRNGVEPCFIGLAKNNHGYHELNNFLSEHLHHDKKFKSRAPIFSHAFVIYPFEKVLLNKQDTFLEHEFIGISIRDLRRLPFSKIMDFKDKLVVQQAVTFRNKRDFNAHRLLRAIDNNILLSKLSQSEEADPEEKMLPMEDLLTAFSEYQYILENTERLMQSCQIYFDFSENRKPQNLVTYLGDRKKDEALLEELCQKGLPERYKHTEIGHVILERLQKELDLIKKMGFVSYFLINWDIVSHARKQGFFYVGRGSGANSIVAYLLHITDVDPIELDLYFERFINLYRVNPPDFDIDFSWRDREAMTQYIFERFPNVSLLGTYVTFQEKGVVRELGKVFGLPKEEIDVLCDKKYNVSELDKVALLVLKYGQLLKGMPNYLSIHAGGILITEKPIHYFSATHLPPKGYPTTQFDMVIAEDVGLFKFDILSQRGLAKIEETLEIISYNQPEKISSIDIHDVAQFKNDPIINNLVKSAQCMGCFYVESPAMRMLLKKLEVDNYLGLVAASSIIRPGVAKSGMMREYILRHRDPQRAKERAHPVMLSIMPETYGVMVYQEDVIKVAHYFADLTLGEADVLRRGMSGKFRSREEFQKVKDKFVDNCRKKGYDDKLIFEIWDQVASFAGYAFAKGHSASYAVESYQTLFLKAYYPLEYMVAVLNNGGGFYSAEFYIHEVRMLGAKIHSPCINKSFMATCIYGKEMYLGFMYLRDLESKVVDQIINERTTNGSFLSLTNFLDRVFISIEQLSILIRIDAFAFTGVNKHELLWQAHLSLSKNTKLDHPKLFNANHQHFEIPKLYSTNLEMAFTQLELMGFTLCSPFDILAEPPNNTHGKRDLESYLGKNIDIYGYLVTVKNTRTHQGTRMNFATLVDQHGEVFDTVLFPPVAAKYFFRGRGIYRFYGKVVSEFGFLSIEVIKMQKQDYIPDPRYADMKTSVLRNNSNNT, via the coding sequence ATGTACCTAAACTGCCATACATATTACAGCCTTCGTTTTGGAACCATATCCGAGGTAGAACTCCTGGAATTGGCTAAAAAGAACCATGTAGATCATTTGGCACTAACGGACATCAACAATACATCGGCTGGATTAAACTTTGTGCGAAAAGCACAGGAAAAAGGCATTAAACCTATACTGGGGATCGACTTCAGAAACGGGGTAGAGCCGTGCTTTATTGGTCTGGCCAAAAATAACCATGGCTACCATGAGCTGAACAATTTCTTGTCCGAACATCTGCACCATGACAAAAAATTTAAATCCCGAGCCCCTATTTTTAGCCATGCTTTCGTAATATATCCCTTCGAAAAAGTATTACTCAACAAACAGGATACTTTTTTGGAACATGAATTTATAGGCATATCCATTAGGGATCTTAGAAGATTACCCTTTTCCAAAATAATGGATTTTAAGGATAAATTGGTAGTACAACAAGCTGTTACTTTCCGGAATAAACGCGATTTTAACGCTCACCGTCTGCTTCGAGCCATTGACAACAACATCCTCCTAAGTAAATTGTCCCAAAGCGAGGAAGCCGATCCTGAAGAGAAAATGCTTCCCATGGAGGATCTGTTAACCGCTTTTTCCGAATATCAATATATTTTGGAAAATACCGAGCGATTAATGCAGTCCTGCCAAATTTATTTTGATTTTTCAGAAAACAGGAAGCCCCAAAACCTTGTTACTTACCTTGGGGACAGAAAGAAAGATGAGGCTCTTTTGGAAGAATTGTGCCAAAAAGGCCTACCGGAAAGATACAAACATACCGAAATTGGCCATGTAATCCTGGAACGCCTCCAAAAGGAATTGGACTTGATAAAGAAAATGGGATTTGTATCCTACTTTCTCATTAATTGGGATATTGTTTCCCATGCCAGAAAACAGGGCTTCTTTTATGTGGGCCGAGGAAGCGGAGCGAACAGTATAGTGGCTTATTTGCTCCACATTACCGATGTGGACCCCATTGAATTGGACTTGTATTTTGAGCGATTTATTAACCTATACCGTGTAAATCCCCCCGATTTTGACATAGACTTTTCATGGAGGGACCGCGAGGCCATGACCCAATATATTTTTGAACGATTCCCCAACGTTTCACTCTTGGGCACCTATGTTACCTTTCAGGAAAAAGGGGTTGTACGTGAACTGGGCAAGGTGTTTGGACTGCCCAAGGAGGAAATAGATGTTCTATGCGATAAAAAATACAATGTTTCGGAATTGGACAAGGTTGCCTTGTTGGTCCTTAAATACGGTCAATTGCTTAAAGGAATGCCCAATTATTTAAGTATCCATGCCGGTGGTATCCTTATAACCGAAAAGCCCATTCATTATTTTTCTGCCACCCACCTACCGCCCAAGGGTTATCCTACCACACAGTTCGACATGGTGATAGCGGAGGATGTTGGGCTTTTTAAGTTTGATATCCTATCTCAACGCGGTCTGGCCAAAATTGAAGAGACCTTGGAAATTATAAGCTACAATCAACCGGAGAAAATAAGCAGTATAGACATCCATGATGTTGCCCAGTTTAAAAACGACCCCATCATCAACAACTTGGTAAAGAGCGCCCAATGTATGGGTTGTTTTTATGTTGAATCTCCAGCCATGCGGATGTTGCTAAAGAAACTGGAGGTCGACAATTATTTGGGATTGGTAGCTGCCAGTTCCATAATACGCCCCGGAGTGGCCAAAAGTGGTATGATGCGGGAATACATATTACGCCATCGAGACCCACAACGCGCCAAGGAAAGGGCTCATCCCGTTATGCTGTCCATTATGCCAGAAACCTACGGCGTAATGGTATATCAGGAAGATGTAATTAAGGTGGCCCACTACTTTGCCGATCTCACCCTTGGCGAGGCCGATGTTCTAAGACGAGGTATGAGCGGTAAGTTTCGCTCTAGGGAAGAGTTCCAAAAAGTAAAGGATAAGTTTGTGGACAACTGTAGAAAGAAAGGCTATGACGATAAGCTTATTTTTGAAATATGGGACCAGGTCGCGAGTTTCGCTGGCTACGCCTTTGCCAAGGGCCATTCGGCCTCCTATGCGGTTGAAAGTTATCAGACCCTATTCCTTAAAGCGTATTACCCTTTGGAATATATGGTGGCCGTGTTAAACAATGGAGGGGGTTTCTATAGTGCCGAATTCTATATCCATGAAGTACGTATGCTAGGGGCCAAAATACATTCTCCCTGTATAAACAAGAGTTTTATGGCCACCTGCATTTATGGGAAAGAAATGTACCTAGGGTTTATGTACCTCAGGGATTTGGAAAGCAAGGTGGTAGATCAGATTATAAATGAAAGAACAACCAATGGTTCATTTTTATCATTGACAAATTTTCTGGATAGGGTCTTTATATCCATAGAACAATTGAGTATCCTTATCCGTATCGATGCCTTTGCATTTACAGGAGTAAACAAGCACGAACTCTTATGGCAAGCTCACCTATCCCTATCCAAAAACACCAAATTGGACCACCCTAAATTGTTCAATGCCAATCACCAACATTTTGAAATCCCCAAATTATACTCCACCAATTTGGAAATGGCCTTTACCCAATTGGAACTTATGGGGTTTACCCTTTGTAGTCCGTTCGATATTTTGGCGGAACCTCCCAACAACACACATGGCAAAAGAGACTTGGAATCTTATCTGGGCAAGAATATTGATATTTACGGATATCTGGTGACCGTAAAAAATACAAGGACCCATCAGGGCACCCGGATGAATTTTGCCACCTTGGTGGATCAACACGGAGAGGTTTTTGACACTGTACTTTTTCCACCTGTAGCTGCAAAATATTTCTTTAGGGGAAGAGGTATCTATCGCTTTTATGGAAAAGTGGTGAGCGAATTTGGCTTCTTAAGTATAGAGGTCATAAAAATGCAAAAACAGGATTATATTCCCGATCCAAGATATGCGGACATGAAAACAAGTGTATTGCGAAATAATTCCAATAATACATAA
- a CDS encoding cytochrome-c peroxidase has translation MLWNNQKIIQDLVEKGRVILKVIISVAVLGIMAGVFFAGQRPTAYYPVPLLKSSCPPGFKLNENNECIAKNLYSQYATTNKAGVGGLKSALPEIRDGFSPQEIDLGRYLFFDPALSADQTVSCATCHDPDKGLGDGLATSQGKDGHKLKRAAPSLYNVGYLKKLFWDGRATSLEEQMLEPLFSKDEMGNTPENLLNTINEIENYRKLFAEAYPKRDGDQPIALNEITKAIAAFQSSLVSLNSKYDQYAHGYDEALNKNEIEGLNIFRSFVARCAECHTPPLFTNQQFAVIGSPEPDGLPLDPGAEIPFNDKSLRGAFKVPSLRNIAQTAPYMHSGRFKTLRETVQFYTDGRGHAVPEGENLLIHWHIWEPNLTDYELDRLVDFLKTLTDESFKPKTPEVLPSGLKIST, from the coding sequence ATGTTATGGAATAACCAAAAGATAATACAAGATCTGGTGGAAAAAGGCAGGGTCATATTAAAAGTAATTATATCGGTAGCGGTTCTAGGAATCATGGCGGGCGTATTTTTTGCCGGCCAAAGACCTACTGCCTACTATCCGGTTCCTCTTTTAAAAAGCAGTTGCCCTCCCGGATTTAAGCTTAATGAAAATAATGAGTGTATTGCCAAAAATCTCTATAGTCAATATGCCACGACCAACAAGGCCGGTGTAGGAGGGTTAAAATCGGCCTTACCAGAAATTAGGGATGGTTTTTCTCCCCAAGAAATTGATTTGGGAAGGTATTTATTTTTTGATCCCGCTCTTTCTGCCGACCAAACCGTTTCCTGTGCAACGTGCCATGATCCCGATAAAGGATTAGGCGATGGATTAGCAACTAGCCAGGGTAAGGATGGGCATAAATTAAAAAGAGCGGCACCTTCCCTATATAACGTAGGCTATTTAAAAAAACTCTTTTGGGACGGTCGAGCCACTTCTTTGGAAGAGCAAATGCTGGAACCATTGTTCTCCAAGGATGAAATGGGAAATACTCCGGAAAACTTACTCAATACTATAAATGAAATTGAAAATTACAGAAAATTATTTGCGGAAGCATATCCCAAAAGGGATGGGGACCAACCAATTGCTCTCAATGAAATTACCAAGGCCATTGCGGCTTTCCAATCTTCCTTGGTTTCCCTTAACAGTAAATATGACCAATATGCACATGGTTATGACGAAGCGTTGAATAAAAACGAAATTGAAGGATTAAATATATTTAGGTCGTTCGTAGCCCGATGTGCAGAATGCCATACCCCTCCCCTATTTACAAATCAACAATTTGCTGTAATTGGCAGCCCCGAACCAGATGGTTTACCATTGGATCCCGGGGCCGAAATTCCCTTTAATGACAAAAGCCTAAGAGGGGCATTTAAGGTCCCCAGTCTTAGGAATATAGCCCAAACTGCCCCTTATATGCACTCTGGAAGATTCAAAACCCTGCGGGAAACCGTTCAATTTTATACAGACGGTAGAGGGCATGCCGTACCTGAGGGGGAAAACCTGTTAATTCACTGGCATATATGGGAACCCAATTTAACCGATTACGAATTGGACCGCCTAGTGGATTTTCTTAAAACCTTGACCGATGAATCGTTTAAACCCAAAACACCGGAGGTCCTGCCTTCCGGACTTAAAATATCAACCTAA
- a CDS encoding N-acetylmuramoyl-L-alanine amidase family protein, producing MNMKRFYIIPFIILTYFLTSFSKDMETDDNDGKFVVVLDAGHGGHDPGNLGNGYLEKNIALKIVLKVGEILERNPNIKVIYTRKDDTFVDLYRRGEIANKANADLFVSVHCDSHSSDAHGAGTFVLGLHANKQNFEIAKKENSVIYLEDNYESRYAAYDINSPESIIGLTIMQEEFLDQSINLAKLMQDNFANKLKRTDRKVKQAGFIVLHQTFMPSVLVETGFLTNRDEGAYLNSSKGHNEMGKAIADAILAYQGEMISGTDQIAMNNTPVSQEPKKEEVKKAAEKAVSNTGEKKSEQLVLEQKPVKNIPKTVLVVKNETDNTTKEIVKEPIKKEEPKVVEKAPKKSENIIFKVQIFASSKNIPLHSENFKGLNTLSKEPYNNLYRYMYGNTDSHFQATLLKSNADAKGYTTSYIVAYKDGVRISETEALKYVSE from the coding sequence ATGAATATGAAACGGTTTTATATTATTCCATTTATAATTTTAACATATTTCCTGACTTCTTTCAGCAAAGATATGGAGACCGATGACAATGACGGAAAATTTGTCGTTGTTTTGGATGCGGGGCATGGAGGGCATGATCCTGGCAATTTGGGGAACGGATATTTGGAAAAAAATATAGCCTTAAAGATAGTTCTGAAAGTAGGGGAGATTTTGGAAAGGAATCCGAATATCAAGGTCATATATACGCGTAAGGACGATACCTTTGTGGATTTGTACCGTAGGGGTGAAATTGCCAACAAGGCCAATGCGGATTTGTTTGTTTCTGTCCATTGTGATTCGCATAGTTCCGATGCGCACGGTGCGGGAACCTTTGTATTGGGATTGCACGCCAATAAACAAAACTTTGAAATAGCAAAGAAGGAAAACTCGGTAATATATCTGGAGGATAATTATGAAAGTAGATATGCGGCCTATGATATTAATTCTCCGGAATCCATTATTGGTCTTACCATTATGCAAGAAGAGTTTCTGGATCAAAGCATCAATCTTGCAAAACTGATGCAGGATAATTTTGCAAACAAGTTGAAAAGAACCGATAGAAAAGTGAAGCAAGCAGGCTTTATTGTGCTTCACCAGACCTTTATGCCCAGCGTATTGGTAGAAACCGGCTTTTTAACGAATAGGGATGAAGGCGCCTATTTAAATTCTTCAAAAGGACATAACGAAATGGGCAAGGCTATAGCCGATGCCATTTTAGCCTACCAGGGCGAGATGATATCTGGGACAGATCAGATTGCTATGAACAATACCCCTGTTTCCCAGGAACCAAAGAAGGAGGAGGTTAAGAAAGCGGCAGAAAAAGCAGTGTCCAATACAGGAGAAAAGAAATCTGAACAACTCGTCCTAGAGCAAAAACCGGTCAAGAATATACCCAAAACAGTACTAGTGGTAAAGAATGAAACGGATAATACCACCAAAGAAATAGTAAAAGAGCCTATTAAGAAGGAAGAGCCGAAGGTAGTTGAAAAGGCGCCTAAGAAATCTGAAAACATTATTTTTAAGGTACAAATTTTTGCCAGCTCAAAAAATATTCCATTGCACTCGGAGAACTTTAAAGGCTTAAATACCTTGTCCAAAGAGCCTTACAATAATTTGTACCGCTATATGTACGGCAATACTGATTCCCATTTCCAGGCCACACTTTTAAAGAGCAACGCCGATGCAAAAGGGTATACTACTTCTTATATAGTAGCCTATAAAGATGGGGTTCGTATTTCTGAAACGGAAGCGCTTAAATACGTTTCCGAATAA
- a CDS encoding LytR/AlgR family response regulator transcription factor, producing MRKRIEAILKQDIPYMDSARSKLLLIGFISLYSFIFINIYAPYNINKWGENYYWEFILIGLSVFIFTQFILRTLFGPKRFKIYSLLPWGLMEMGLMAVIFELTYSPPMRTLQEQISEFLLTFWQIGLVVVVPYTLFLWYAQINQKISSFKEEIQFNTKGTNGEGIGELLILNGENNKVVLAIKYNQLLYIKSAGNYLELFYFTGEKINKELIRMSFKELEDIIKDTKVIRIHRSYMVNTIHISTAKKTKKGYTLGIQYIPEEKIPVSFGYKTDFEKALQLIKMSH from the coding sequence ATGAGGAAGCGTATAGAAGCAATATTAAAACAGGATATCCCTTATATGGATTCCGCAAGGAGCAAACTTCTATTGATTGGCTTTATTAGCCTGTATTCCTTTATTTTCATAAATATATATGCCCCTTACAACATCAACAAATGGGGCGAAAATTATTATTGGGAGTTTATCCTAATAGGTCTTAGTGTTTTTATTTTCACCCAGTTTATATTGCGTACCCTATTTGGACCCAAAAGATTTAAAATCTATAGTTTACTCCCTTGGGGCCTAATGGAGATGGGATTAATGGCCGTTATATTTGAGCTTACCTATAGTCCGCCAATGCGAACACTTCAAGAACAAATTTCGGAATTCCTACTAACCTTTTGGCAAATAGGTCTTGTAGTGGTGGTACCCTATACACTGTTTTTATGGTATGCCCAGATCAATCAAAAAATATCGTCGTTTAAAGAAGAAATCCAATTCAATACAAAAGGTACAAATGGTGAGGGAATCGGTGAATTGTTGATTTTGAACGGAGAAAACAACAAGGTGGTATTGGCCATTAAATATAATCAGTTGCTATATATCAAATCCGCAGGAAATTATCTGGAACTCTTTTATTTCACTGGAGAAAAAATCAACAAAGAACTCATAAGAATGAGTTTCAAGGAATTGGAGGATATCATCAAGGACACTAAGGTAATTCGCATCCATAGGTCCTATATGGTAAATACCATACACATCAGCACTGCAAAGAAAACTAAAAAGGGATATACCCTTGGTATCCAATATATCCCAGAAGAAAAAATTCCCGTTTCGTTTGGTTATAAGACCGATTTCGAAAAAGCCCTCCAACTAATAAAAATGTCCCATTAA
- a CDS encoding putative LPS assembly protein LptD, with protein MQSNKHHVLFVLLLLYGAFTASAQEDQIKPLPIVAFRDTIKAPLLPDPKLQDTLVTDTTKVDSLNGKKPLLLDKIKYKAKDYVKMSQKDQKIYLYNEAELYYQDTELKAGIIIMDYVKNEVYAGRLKDSLGNYTQLPFFKQGTNEVIPDSIRFNFDTQKAIIWNSRTEQQAGLGQLGSDAMKVYAQITKKENDSVYFLSEGKLTTSKDTVNPDYYIRVKKAKFVPQKKVIAGFSNLYIADVPTPVALPFAYFPLTVGRTAGVMMPTFGSDPDRGYFLQNGGYYVPINDYVDLTLTGDLYTNGSYGFRTQSVYSKRYKYRGNVNFRYENLVTSQKGFSDYSRSTIYNIQVSHAQDAKSNPNSRFQASVNLGSSSYYRNSLLQQNLPNTQVNNLSSSISYSKTFPEYPSVNLSLTATHNQNTNTGVVDVTLPTLQASMERIFPFAPREGIKKGIIQNVNFQYNLNARNSISTTEDDFLTSRMFENTRFGARNSIPLSTNFKVAKHFSVSVGGSYEDVWAIETYERGYDPDTKREVVTDTINGFDRFGTYNFSASIGTTLYGLVNFGEDKKIQAIRHVMRPSVSYGYTPSFDQYYDSYIGADDELELYSRFEGTLNGAPGLNKSSSMSFSLGNQFEAKVRDKDSTATKPKKISLLSNLNLSTGYNFEADSLKLSPLNLSGGTNILNNKMAINFGASFDPYAIDNNGTRINTFNVDNGGSLFRLTTARANLSYSLSSETFGKKKDEKKEDDKDEYDYVAASGGRDDDLFGRANDFNENRPKDERDKDSEDVENPVYGTKLPWDLRLAYAVNYSNSNRQNTIGSHSLMFSGNIQLSPRWKIGGSSGYDFKNKGFTLTQLRFERDLKSFRMNFNWTPFGTYKRWYFFIGIKSSILQDLKWENRSKRN; from the coding sequence TTGCAATCAAATAAACATCATGTACTTTTCGTATTGCTCCTATTATATGGTGCGTTTACTGCATCTGCCCAAGAAGATCAAATTAAGCCCCTGCCCATTGTTGCCTTTAGAGATACCATTAAAGCTCCCCTTTTACCAGATCCCAAATTACAGGATACCCTTGTAACTGATACTACAAAAGTAGACTCTTTGAACGGTAAAAAACCGCTTCTCCTGGACAAAATAAAATACAAGGCCAAGGATTATGTAAAAATGAGTCAAAAGGATCAAAAAATATATCTTTATAACGAAGCCGAACTCTATTACCAGGACACGGAATTAAAGGCTGGAATCATTATAATGGACTACGTAAAAAATGAAGTCTATGCAGGCCGTTTAAAGGATTCTTTAGGGAATTATACGCAATTACCATTTTTTAAACAGGGCACAAATGAAGTAATTCCAGACTCCATACGGTTTAACTTTGACACCCAAAAGGCGATTATTTGGAATTCCAGAACGGAACAACAGGCCGGTTTGGGTCAATTGGGCAGTGATGCAATGAAGGTCTATGCCCAGATTACCAAAAAAGAAAACGATTCCGTTTATTTCCTTAGTGAGGGCAAGTTAACAACATCCAAGGACACCGTAAATCCAGATTATTATATCCGTGTAAAAAAGGCCAAATTTGTACCCCAAAAGAAGGTAATTGCCGGGTTTAGCAACCTATATATAGCCGATGTACCCACCCCTGTGGCACTACCTTTTGCGTATTTTCCCTTGACCGTTGGCAGAACGGCAGGAGTAATGATGCCAACTTTTGGGAGCGACCCTGACAGGGGATATTTTTTACAGAACGGTGGATATTATGTTCCCATAAACGATTATGTGGATCTTACCCTTACGGGCGATCTCTATACCAATGGTAGTTATGGATTTAGAACCCAGTCCGTGTACAGTAAAAGATATAAGTATAGAGGGAATGTAAATTTTAGATATGAAAACTTGGTCACCAGTCAAAAAGGATTTAGTGACTACAGTAGATCTACCATATACAATATCCAAGTGTCGCATGCGCAAGATGCCAAAAGTAATCCTAATTCCAGGTTTCAAGCCTCGGTAAACCTTGGGAGTAGTTCTTATTACAGGAATTCCCTGTTGCAACAAAACCTGCCAAATACCCAGGTAAACAATTTATCATCCTCCATATCCTATTCAAAGACGTTTCCGGAATATCCGTCCGTAAACCTAAGTTTAACGGCCACGCATAACCAAAATACCAATACCGGGGTAGTGGATGTAACCTTGCCCACTTTACAAGCCAGTATGGAACGTATATTTCCTTTTGCTCCACGCGAGGGTATAAAAAAAGGGATCATTCAAAATGTAAACTTTCAATATAACCTAAATGCAAGAAATAGTATTTCTACTACGGAAGATGATTTCTTGACCAGTAGAATGTTTGAAAATACTCGTTTTGGAGCCAGAAACTCCATTCCCCTCAGTACCAATTTCAAAGTAGCCAAACACTTTAGTGTAAGTGTAGGTGGTTCCTATGAAGACGTTTGGGCCATTGAAACTTATGAGAGAGGCTATGACCCGGATACCAAAAGGGAAGTGGTTACAGATACCATTAATGGATTTGACCGCTTTGGTACATATAATTTTAGTGCCAGTATTGGCACCACATTATATGGTCTGGTAAACTTTGGGGAGGATAAAAAAATACAGGCCATCAGGCACGTTATGAGACCATCTGTGAGCTATGGCTATACTCCATCTTTCGATCAATATTATGACAGTTATATCGGCGCCGATGATGAATTGGAACTATATAGCAGGTTCGAAGGTACATTGAACGGCGCTCCGGGCCTAAACAAGTCCAGTTCCATGAGTTTTTCCCTGGGCAACCAATTTGAGGCAAAGGTGCGCGACAAAGATTCCACGGCCACTAAACCGAAAAAAATATCGCTTTTAAGCAATCTCAATCTCTCTACCGGATATAATTTTGAAGCAGATTCCTTGAAGCTAAGTCCTTTGAACCTTAGCGGTGGAACCAATATCCTCAACAATAAAATGGCCATTAACTTTGGTGCCAGTTTTGACCCCTATGCCATTGATAATAATGGGACCCGCATAAACACCTTCAATGTGGATAATGGCGGTAGCCTATTTAGGCTTACAACCGCAAGAGCCAACCTTAGTTACTCCCTGAGCAGTGAAACTTTTGGAAAAAAGAAAGACGAAAAGAAGGAAGATGACAAGGATGAATATGACTATGTAGCAGCTAGTGGAGGTAGGGATGACGACCTTTTTGGAAGGGCCAATGACTTTAACGAAAATAGGCCGAAAGACGAAAGGGACAAGGACTCCGAAGACGTGGAAAATCCAGTTTATGGCACAAAATTACCCTGGGATCTAAGATTGGCATATGCCGTAAACTATAGCAATTCCAATAGACAAAACACTATTGGCAGCCACTCCTTAATGTTTTCAGGAAACATTCAACTTTCCCCGAGATGGAAAATTGGAGGTTCTTCCGGTTACGATTTCAAAAACAAAGGATTCACCCTAACCCAACTTCGGTTTGAGAGGGACCTTAAAAGTTTTAGGATGAACTTTAACTGGACACCCTTTGGCACCTACAAACGCTGGTATTTCTTTATAGGAATAAAGAGCTCCATATTACAGGATCTTAAGTGGGAAAACAGGAGTAAACGGAACTAG